In Ensifer canadensis, a genomic segment contains:
- a CDS encoding (2Fe-2S)-binding protein produces the protein MAKITMTVNGRQVSGQCDDRTLLVHFIRENLGLSGTHVGCDTSQCGACVVHMDGMSVKSCSTLAAQAAGSQVTTIEGLAANGELHPVQAAFKANHGLQCGFCTPGMVMTAVDMIRRHGGQLDEATVRAELDGNICRCTGYHNIVKAILAAAAEMGGARVAAE, from the coding sequence ATGGCGAAAATTACAATGACGGTCAACGGCCGTCAGGTGAGCGGTCAATGTGATGACCGGACGTTGCTGGTGCATTTCATTCGTGAGAACCTTGGGCTGTCCGGCACCCATGTCGGCTGCGACACGTCGCAATGCGGCGCGTGCGTCGTTCATATGGACGGAATGTCGGTCAAGAGCTGTTCCACCCTCGCTGCGCAGGCGGCGGGCTCACAGGTCACCACCATCGAAGGACTGGCCGCCAATGGCGAGCTGCACCCGGTGCAGGCCGCCTTCAAGGCCAATCATGGCCTGCAATGCGGTTTCTGCACACCCGGCATGGTGATGACAGCGGTCGACATGATCCGCCGGCATGGCGGGCAGCTCGATGAGGCGACCGTGCGCGCCGAACTCGACGGCAATATCTGTCGTTGCACCGGCTACCACAACATCGTCAAGGCGATCCTTGCGGCGGCAGCCGAGATGGGCGGCGCCCGCGTCGCTGCCGAATGA
- a CDS encoding MFS transporter, whose product MLKPPATTLPPAFKHIAWSNLFAQFSEQIALAAAPLAAVLLLSAGPAESGWLQMAQTLPFLLLSIPAGLLVDRASRRMLMVFSEMLRALSLVATLLLIASGMLTLPLLAIMGFVGAIGTVCYSVAAPALIPAIVPRTQLADANRWLELARSLAYSGGPAIGGAIIAWTGASLAYVAATTLSLLAVVLLAGLREQEQAAGPQRNLLDDLIEGARFLAAMHSCGRYLSPRSCSTHPGSCCRRSMSPMLSAHSD is encoded by the coding sequence ATGCTGAAACCGCCTGCAACTACCTTGCCGCCAGCTTTCAAACACATCGCCTGGTCCAACCTGTTTGCGCAATTCTCCGAGCAAATCGCCTTGGCCGCAGCACCGCTTGCGGCAGTCCTTCTGCTTTCGGCTGGCCCCGCGGAATCGGGCTGGCTGCAGATGGCCCAGACGCTGCCGTTTCTGCTGCTCTCCATTCCGGCCGGCCTGCTCGTCGACCGCGCCTCGCGGCGAATGCTAATGGTCTTCTCGGAAATGCTGCGTGCCCTCTCCCTGGTCGCCACTCTGCTTTTGATTGCGAGCGGTATGCTCACCCTGCCGCTTCTGGCGATCATGGGTTTTGTCGGCGCAATCGGAACGGTCTGCTACAGTGTCGCCGCCCCGGCATTGATCCCGGCCATCGTTCCGCGCACGCAGCTCGCCGACGCCAATCGCTGGCTGGAGCTTGCCCGCAGCCTCGCCTATTCCGGTGGTCCGGCAATCGGCGGAGCAATCATCGCCTGGACCGGTGCCTCGCTCGCCTATGTTGCGGCCACCACGCTCTCCCTTCTCGCCGTCGTGCTGCTCGCCGGCCTTCGCGAACAGGAGCAAGCGGCCGGGCCGCAACGCAATCTGCTTGATGACCTGATCGAAGGCGCACGCTTCCTTGCCGCCATGCACTCCTGCGGCCGATACTTGTCACCGCGGTCGTGTTCAACACATCCTGGTTCGTGCTGCAGGCGGTCTATGTCGCCTATGCTGTCCGCACACTCGGACTGA
- a CDS encoding glycine zipper domain-containing protein translates to MKKAIALVLVALSVASCTQTEKGAGIGAVSGAIIGGAITGDVRGAAVGAAIGGVSGAVIGHVTEQPGQCYYRDRYGRRYIDSCPR, encoded by the coding sequence ATGAAGAAAGCCATCGCACTTGTGCTGGTTGCGTTGTCGGTTGCGAGCTGCACCCAGACTGAAAAGGGTGCCGGCATCGGCGCCGTCTCGGGCGCGATCATCGGCGGCGCGATCACCGGTGACGTTCGTGGCGCAGCTGTGGGCGCTGCGATCGGCGGCGTTTCGGGCGCGGTCATCGGCCATGTCACCGAACAGCCGGGCCAGTGCTACTACCGCGACCGCTACGGCCGCCGCTACATCGACTCCTGCCCGCGCTAA
- a CDS encoding xanthine dehydrogenase family protein molybdopterin-binding subunit, producing MGVEGIGARVARKEDKRFLTGKGRYTDDMSVPGMKYAIFVRSPYAHAKIKSIDAAAAKAMPGVIGVLDGEQLLADGIGNLICGWMIHSKDGSPMKMGAWRPLAHETVRYVGDAVAIVVADSIAEAKDAAEAVVVDYQELPVVTDATKALEQGQPQLHPEAPNNLIFDWQIGDAAATDKAIASAAHVTEITIHNNRLSPNAMEPRATLGIYDGGDDHYTCYTTSQNPHVARLVMSAFYNVAPENKLRVIAPDVGGGFGSKIFIYPEEVVCLWASKCTGVPVKWTSDRTEAFLTDAHGRDHHSKVKMAFDANNRIIGLKVDTVANLGAYMSLFSSSVPTYLYATLLSGQYDIPAIHANVRTVYTNTAPVDAYRGAGRPEATYLLERTMETAARELGVSPAELRRINFIRTFPHQTPVIMNYDAGDYETSLNAAMQASDWNGFAARKAEAAKRGMKRGIGMSCYIEACGIAPSAAVGSLGAGVGLWESAEVRVNAVGTIEVLTGSHSHGQGHETTFAQLVADRFGVPIDSVNIVHGDTDKVQMGMGTYGSRSGAVGMSAVVKALDKVEAKAKKIAAHLMEADESDIVIENGELKVAGTDKTVPWFQMALAAYTAHNLPPGMEPGLKEGAFYDPANFTFPAGCYICEVEVDPDTGQTKIIQFVAADDFGNIINPMIVEGQVHGGLAQGIGQALLEGVHYDPANGQLLTASYMDYAMPRADDLPSFTVSTSNTPCPNNPLGIKGCGEAGAIGSPPALINAITDAIGNNRLTMPATPQKVWAAAHAAN from the coding sequence ATGGGCGTTGAAGGTATTGGCGCGCGGGTGGCGCGCAAGGAAGACAAACGGTTCCTGACCGGCAAGGGGCGCTATACGGACGACATGTCGGTGCCGGGCATGAAATATGCGATCTTCGTGCGCAGTCCCTATGCGCATGCGAAGATCAAGTCGATCGACGCGGCGGCGGCCAAGGCCATGCCCGGCGTGATCGGCGTGCTCGACGGCGAGCAACTGCTCGCCGACGGTATCGGCAATCTCATCTGCGGCTGGATGATCCATTCCAAGGACGGATCGCCGATGAAGATGGGCGCCTGGCGGCCGCTCGCGCACGAGACGGTGCGTTACGTCGGTGACGCCGTCGCCATCGTCGTTGCCGACAGCATTGCGGAAGCGAAGGATGCCGCCGAAGCCGTCGTCGTCGATTACCAGGAACTGCCCGTCGTCACCGATGCGACCAAGGCGCTGGAGCAGGGGCAGCCGCAGCTTCACCCGGAAGCACCCAACAACTTGATCTTCGACTGGCAGATCGGCGATGCCGCCGCCACCGACAAGGCGATCGCCTCGGCTGCGCATGTGACCGAGATCACTATCCACAACAACCGCCTGTCGCCGAACGCGATGGAGCCGCGCGCCACGCTCGGGATCTATGATGGCGGCGACGATCACTACACCTGCTACACCACCAGCCAGAACCCGCATGTGGCGCGGCTGGTGATGAGCGCGTTCTATAATGTCGCGCCCGAAAACAAGCTGCGTGTCATCGCGCCGGATGTCGGCGGCGGCTTCGGCTCGAAGATCTTTATCTATCCGGAAGAGGTCGTCTGTCTCTGGGCCTCCAAGTGTACCGGCGTGCCGGTGAAATGGACCTCCGACCGCACGGAAGCCTTCCTGACCGATGCGCATGGCCGCGACCACCACTCGAAGGTGAAGATGGCGTTCGATGCCAACAACCGGATCATCGGGCTGAAGGTCGATACGGTTGCCAATCTCGGCGCCTACATGTCGTTGTTCTCCTCGTCGGTGCCGACCTATCTCTATGCGACGCTCCTGTCGGGCCAGTACGACATACCGGCGATCCACGCCAATGTGCGCACCGTCTACACCAACACTGCCCCGGTCGATGCCTATCGCGGCGCTGGCCGCCCGGAAGCGACCTATCTCCTGGAGCGCACCATGGAGACGGCGGCGCGAGAGCTTGGAGTTTCGCCGGCGGAACTCCGGCGGATCAACTTCATCCGCACCTTCCCGCACCAGACGCCCGTCATCATGAATTACGATGCCGGCGATTACGAAACCTCGCTCAATGCCGCGATGCAGGCCTCCGACTGGAACGGGTTTGCTGCCCGCAAGGCGGAAGCCGCTAAACGCGGGATGAAGCGCGGCATTGGCATGAGCTGCTATATCGAGGCCTGCGGCATCGCGCCGTCGGCGGCGGTCGGCTCGCTCGGTGCCGGCGTCGGTCTCTGGGAATCGGCCGAGGTCCGAGTCAATGCCGTCGGCACCATCGAGGTTCTGACCGGGTCGCACAGCCACGGGCAGGGGCATGAAACCACCTTCGCCCAACTGGTCGCCGATCGCTTCGGCGTGCCGATCGACAGCGTCAACATCGTCCACGGCGACACCGACAAGGTGCAGATGGGCATGGGCACCTACGGCTCGCGCTCGGGGGCGGTCGGCATGTCGGCCGTCGTCAAGGCGCTCGACAAGGTTGAAGCCAAGGCGAAGAAGATCGCCGCCCACCTGATGGAGGCGGATGAAAGCGACATCGTCATCGAGAACGGCGAACTCAAGGTCGCCGGCACCGACAAGACGGTACCGTGGTTCCAGATGGCGCTTGCCGCCTATACCGCCCACAACCTGCCGCCGGGCATGGAGCCGGGGCTGAAAGAGGGCGCGTTCTACGATCCGGCCAACTTCACCTTCCCCGCCGGCTGCTACATCTGCGAAGTGGAGGTCGATCCCGATACGGGGCAGACCAAGATCATCCAGTTCGTCGCCGCCGACGATTTCGGCAACATCATCAACCCGATGATCGTCGAGGGGCAGGTGCATGGCGGCCTGGCGCAGGGCATCGGCCAGGCGCTGCTCGAGGGCGTTCACTACGATCCGGCAAACGGCCAGCTCTTGACGGCAAGCTACATGGATTATGCCATGCCGCGGGCCGACGACCTGCCGTCATTCACGGTCTCGACCTCGAACACGCCCTGCCCGAACAATCCGCTCGGGATCAAGGGCTGCGGCGAGGCCGGCGCCATCGGCTCGCCGCCGGCGCTGATCAACGCCATCACCGACGCCATCGGCAACAACCGGCTGACGATGCCGGCGACGCCGCAAAAGGTGTGGGCTGCCGCCCATGCCGCAAACTGA
- a CDS encoding autotransporter assembly complex protein TamA translates to MSPPRSSIAYWKAATALAVAASCALGPMSVTKAYAFKIFGMKFFEGDEDAAQVIDPVNYTLTFDAGTDDKELKEALENSSQLVQGQEKPVSGNLGLAIRARDDRDRLLAALYEKARYGGTVAIQINGQDIDSLPPDPSFPDGKAIPVTVRVTPGPVFSLGSVKFEGDAAGLNPADYDLALGTRADSTRIIKAGEKVVNDLREQGRPLAKLTERSVVADHADSTVDVVISAESGPVAPVGEVSVSGTKTVDPGFVRDYSRLNEGRPYSPEDIRKASERLRQLGVFSSVTIKEANTLSPDGSIPMKIEVSEGKHKYFGFGAQVSTTDGLGLSGYWGHRNLFGRAESLRVEGSIDRIGETQELDKLDYSAGILFAKPGAFGPASTFTASLKANIQDPDAYRAKILTGAAGATFELSPTDTFSGGGELSWANIDDAFGSNSYLTAAIPLEYVRDTRDDKLNATEGYRALVNAKPSYEIKGQTFFSSFEAAASGYQALGDEKRFVLAGRIGAGVLVGGDGLADIPANRRFYLGGGGSVRGYSYQEISPRNSNNDETGGRSYVNTSVEARIAITDTIGIVPFIDAGTVSASTTPDFSDIRAGAGIGLRYQTPFGPIRLDVAMPLNKYPGGTSYGIYAGIGQSF, encoded by the coding sequence ATGTCCCCACCACGGTCGAGTATTGCGTACTGGAAGGCAGCGACTGCGCTCGCCGTTGCCGCCTCGTGCGCGCTCGGCCCGATGTCCGTCACCAAGGCCTATGCGTTCAAGATCTTCGGCATGAAGTTTTTCGAGGGTGACGAGGACGCGGCCCAGGTCATCGACCCCGTCAACTACACCCTCACCTTCGACGCCGGTACCGACGACAAGGAATTGAAAGAGGCGCTTGAGAACAGCTCGCAGCTGGTCCAGGGCCAGGAAAAACCGGTTTCAGGCAACCTTGGCCTTGCGATCCGCGCCCGCGACGACCGCGACCGCCTGCTGGCGGCACTCTATGAGAAGGCCCGATACGGCGGCACCGTCGCAATCCAGATCAATGGTCAGGACATCGACAGCCTGCCACCCGATCCATCTTTCCCTGACGGCAAGGCCATACCCGTCACCGTCAGGGTGACGCCGGGCCCGGTGTTTTCGCTAGGCTCGGTCAAGTTCGAAGGCGACGCCGCCGGCCTCAATCCCGCCGACTACGATCTCGCGCTCGGAACCCGGGCGGATTCGACGCGGATCATCAAGGCCGGCGAAAAGGTCGTCAACGATCTGCGCGAGCAGGGACGGCCGCTTGCCAAGCTGACCGAGCGCAGCGTCGTTGCCGATCATGCAGATTCGACCGTCGACGTGGTGATATCAGCCGAAAGCGGGCCGGTGGCGCCCGTTGGCGAAGTCAGCGTTTCCGGAACCAAGACCGTCGATCCGGGGTTTGTTCGCGATTATTCGCGGCTCAACGAGGGCCGCCCCTATTCGCCCGAGGACATCCGCAAGGCGTCCGAGCGGCTGCGTCAACTCGGCGTGTTCTCGAGCGTGACCATCAAGGAAGCCAACACGCTTTCGCCCGACGGCTCGATCCCGATGAAGATCGAGGTGTCCGAGGGCAAGCACAAGTATTTCGGCTTCGGCGCCCAGGTCTCGACCACGGACGGTCTCGGGCTTTCCGGCTACTGGGGACACCGCAATCTGTTCGGCCGTGCGGAATCGCTGCGTGTCGAGGGCTCGATCGACCGTATCGGCGAGACCCAGGAACTCGATAAGCTCGACTATTCCGCGGGCATCCTCTTTGCCAAGCCCGGCGCCTTCGGTCCGGCCTCGACCTTCACCGCAAGCCTCAAGGCCAACATCCAGGATCCCGATGCCTATCGCGCCAAGATCCTGACCGGTGCGGCCGGCGCCACATTCGAACTGTCGCCGACCGACACCTTTTCCGGTGGCGGCGAGCTGAGCTGGGCGAATATCGACGACGCCTTCGGCTCCAATTCCTACCTGACAGCTGCCATTCCGCTCGAATATGTGCGCGACACCCGCGATGACAAGCTGAACGCGACCGAGGGCTACCGGGCGTTGGTCAACGCCAAACCAAGCTACGAGATCAAGGGCCAGACCTTCTTCTCGTCCTTCGAAGCAGCGGCATCGGGTTACCAAGCGCTCGGCGACGAGAAGCGTTTCGTTCTTGCTGGCAGGATCGGTGCGGGCGTTCTGGTCGGCGGCGACGGCCTTGCCGACATACCGGCAAACCGCCGCTTCTATCTTGGCGGAGGCGGCTCGGTGCGCGGTTATTCCTACCAGGAGATCAGCCCGCGCAACAGCAACAACGACGAGACCGGCGGACGCTCCTATGTCAACACTTCGGTCGAGGCGCGCATCGCCATCACCGACACGATCGGCATCGTGCCCTTCATCGACGCCGGCACCGTGTCTGCCAGCACCACGCCCGATTTCTCCGACATTCGCGCCGGCGCCGGCATCGGCCTTCGCTATCAGACGCCGTTCGGACCGATCCGTCTCGATGTGGCGATGCCGCTCAACAAATATCCCGGCGGCACCAGCTACGGCATCTATGCCGGTATCGGCCAATCCTTCTGA
- a CDS encoding MFS transporter, which yields MFNTSWFVLQAVYVAYAVRTLGLTATGVGVTLGIYGAGMMIGAYAAPTLARRIPFGVMIALGPLGGLLAAVVMLLTVWFPLGALAGVSFFLFGAGPILWSIATLTLRQAITPNAMLGRVSAFITTATFGARPIGAALGALVATHFGVKACLVVAATGFLIQFLVIIASQVPRLQGLPEPA from the coding sequence GTGTTCAACACATCCTGGTTCGTGCTGCAGGCGGTCTATGTCGCCTATGCTGTCCGCACACTCGGACTGACGGCAACGGGCGTCGGTGTCACGCTCGGCATCTATGGAGCCGGAATGATGATCGGAGCCTATGCCGCCCCGACACTTGCGCGCCGTATCCCCTTCGGCGTCATGATCGCGCTCGGTCCGCTCGGTGGTCTGCTCGCCGCCGTCGTCATGCTGCTGACGGTCTGGTTCCCCCTCGGCGCGCTTGCGGGAGTGAGCTTCTTTCTCTTCGGTGCGGGGCCGATTCTCTGGTCGATCGCCACCCTCACGCTCAGGCAGGCCATCACCCCAAACGCGATGCTGGGGCGGGTTTCAGCCTTCATTACCACGGCGACATTCGGCGCAAGGCCGATCGGCGCGGCGCTCGGCGCTCTCGTCGCCACCCACTTCGGCGTCAAGGCTTGCCTCGTGGTCGCGGCGACCGGGTTCCTCATCCAGTTCCTGGTGATCATCGCCTCCCAGGTTCCCCGTTTGCAGGGCCTGCCCGAACCGGCTTGA
- a CDS encoding FAD binding domain-containing protein, which yields MYETHYHRASSIQDAVKLKQAAGEGKYLSGGMTLIPTMKQRLAAPTDLIDLRHVAEMKGIKVTGRTVRIGAAATHFDVASSAELAAVCPAISGLASHIGDPHVRHMGTIGGSIANNDPAADYPSAMLALDATIVTDRREIAAGDFFTGLFETALEDGELVTAIAFEAPAKAAYQKFANPASRYAMTGVFVVRRDNGDVRVAVTGAGSSGVFRHKDMEAALSSQWSPDALANVPVDASDLLSDIHADAAYRANLVKVMAKRAVAAA from the coding sequence ATGTACGAGACCCATTATCACCGGGCGTCCTCTATCCAGGATGCCGTCAAACTCAAGCAGGCCGCAGGCGAGGGCAAATATCTCTCCGGCGGGATGACGCTGATCCCGACGATGAAGCAGCGGCTTGCCGCACCGACCGACCTCATCGATCTCAGGCATGTCGCGGAAATGAAGGGCATCAAGGTGACGGGGCGAACCGTGAGGATCGGTGCTGCGGCCACCCATTTCGACGTGGCGTCCTCCGCCGAGCTGGCGGCCGTGTGCCCGGCGATCTCAGGGCTTGCCAGCCATATCGGCGACCCGCATGTGCGCCACATGGGCACGATCGGCGGCTCCATCGCCAACAACGATCCGGCTGCCGACTACCCTTCGGCGATGCTGGCGCTCGATGCGACCATTGTCACCGATAGGCGGGAAATTGCCGCCGGCGATTTCTTCACCGGTCTTTTCGAGACCGCGCTCGAAGACGGCGAACTGGTGACCGCGATCGCCTTCGAGGCTCCGGCAAAGGCAGCCTACCAGAAGTTCGCCAACCCGGCCTCGCGCTACGCCATGACCGGCGTCTTCGTCGTGCGCCGGGACAATGGCGATGTTCGCGTCGCGGTGACGGGGGCCGGATCGAGTGGCGTCTTCCGGCACAAGGACATGGAGGCGGCGCTTTCGTCGCAGTGGTCGCCGGATGCGCTTGCCAATGTGCCGGTCGACGCTTCCGACCTGCTTTCCGACATCCACGCGGATGCCGCCTATCGCGCCAATCTGGTCAAGGTGATGGCAAAACGCGCGGTGGCTGCAGCATGA